The following are encoded together in the Cervus elaphus chromosome 23, mCerEla1.1, whole genome shotgun sequence genome:
- the DEFB127 gene encoding beta-defensin 127: MRILLIIAILLFQKFTVTEQLKRCWNQYIHGYCRKICRKTEVREVLCENGRYCCLSIVELEERKKITKPPRPKPVTMALTLPQDYFIEQNSTHVHRKPT; the protein is encoded by the exons ATGAGGATCCTCCTGATCATTGCAATTCTGCTGTTCCAGAAGTTCACAG TAACCGAACAACTTAAGAGATGCTGGAATCAATATATACATGGATACTGCAGGAAAATATGCAGAAAAACAGAAGTACGTGAAGTACTATGTGAAAATGGAAGATATTGTTGCCTCAGTATTGTGGAACTGGAAGAACGTAAAAAAATTACCAAACCACCTCGTCCAAAGCCAGTGACAATGGCACTTACTTTGCCTCAAGATTATTTCATTGAACAGAATTCTACACACGTCCACAGAAAGCCTACATAA